ATAACCTCTGATACTTCACTATAGATAGTGTTAAGTCGCGAGGCTAGGTCCTTTTTGCTGTCTGGACGTACCACTCCATGAGCAATGTACTTGAGATTGTTCCCTTCAATTGATATCACGCCCCACCCCGTCTTATTAAGCCCAGGATCGATACCAAGAACTGTGCGCCTGGACAGCATCAGGCCTTAAGATACGACTGCATGAATTCGTCCGATACGTCGTAATTAGCTACGACTTGCTGGACATCTTCGTTGTCTTCTAAAGCCTCAATCAACTTAAACAGAGTGCCGGCGGATTCGTCACCGATTGGCGTTAACGTTTTCGGTTGCCACATGAGGCTGGCCGAAGTTGGGTCCGAAAATTTCTTGGTTAGCGCGTCCCTTACTGCGGCAAAATTATTAACGCTTGTAATTACCTCGTACCGACTGTCATCCTTTACATCATCGGCGCCGGCTTCAATCGCTGATTCCAGCATGTTATCAGGCGGACTGACATTAAGCGGATAAACAATAACGCCAACCCTGTCGAACATAAAACTGACGCTGTTGGTTTCACCTAACGCTCCGCCAAGCTTGTTAAACGATGCCCTGATTTCCGAAGCGGTTCTTTTGCGATTATCGGTGAGCGCCTCAACTATAATTGCGACCCCGCTGGGTCCGTATCCTTCATACCTAACTTCTTCATAGTTTGCGCCGTCTTCTCCACCCATGGCCTTCTTAATGGCGCGCTCTATGTTATCGCGAGGCATATTCTCACCACGCGCATTGGCTAGAACGTTACGCAATTTAGAGTTACTGGACGGATCGTCTCCTCCGCCGGTTTTTACCGCAACAGCAATCTCTCTAGCCAATCTAGCAAATACCCTGGCGCGCCTGGCATCCTGCGCGCCTTTACGATACATGATATTTTTAAACTGGGAATGCCCTGACATAGCGGTTTTATTTTGCTATTTTCTCAAGCGCTTAGAAATACTCATAGATCCTGCAAACAACAGTATCTTAAGCGTATCCGCAACTAAAAATGGAATAAAGCCAACAGCAAGCGCTTGCCAGAAATCTCCTAAAGCAACGGCTACAAACGTGACGCCTGGAATGTAGATCGCTGTCAACCCCGTTAAACCTGCGGTTAGGTGCTTTAAAAATGACTCTTTATGCCAGCTCGCGGTCATATATCCGACTAAACCAGCTGCTATCGGCATCCCTATAAGGTATCCGCCTCTTGCCGAACACAGCATTCCCAAGCCGCTCGCTCCCCCGGCAAACACTGGCAGGCCACATGCCCCTTCTGCCAAGTACAGCATGACGGAAGCAAATCCTCTTTTACCTCCTAACAGCCCGCCAACCAGCAACACAGCATACACCTGCATAGTCATTGGCACAGGCGTTGATGGTACGGTTATCTGGGCAGATAAGGCAATAAATAAACTGCCCAATACTACATACACAGTATTTAACCAACCGGCTTTATTTTGGCTCACAGCAAGCTTTTCCATATTTGCTCTCACTACATATATATTAGGCTAGAGTTACCACAGCGCCACAATTTCGTCTACTTTGATTTAATAAGTACTTGGAATTCTTGCGATGACATTATTGTTCTCCCGTGTTTGGGTTCGGTTTTAATCGTTTTGGCAGACGTACACGCTTGGGCAATTGCTCCTCTGCCAATTGTCTGCCGATGACATCTCCTGAAAGGTCAAGCAAATTCTGCAGCTTGTCGATCATTCCCAATATAAAAATAACAGTCGCATAGGTTCCAAAAGACACCGATGGATCGCCTTTCTCGGTTTTTGCAACAGTAATTGCCGTAACGTTAGCTCTCTCAGCCATCATAGCAATGGTGATATTACGGCGGATCCGCGCTTCTTTTATATCCTGGCCAAGCTTCCTTAAAGCCCTTTTAACAGGAATATTTAAAACAATCTTTTTCTTCACGATAAAATAATCAATCATCTTTTATAAAGTATATTATAATATAGTTTATCACAAGTAAAGTATATTATAATATATATAAAATCATATAAGAAACGAGAATTAAAGCGAAGCGCTTTAGGTGCTGAATAAAATTTAAGAATTCTTATATGGAAAGATTGGTACTTTGATTTTACGCTGTATGCGTCTGGCTAAAAGGAATTCACAAAAGTGAAAATCGATTATCTTGTCAACCATCAACATCTTATTCCAACCGTTGCGCAGTGGTATCTTAAAGCTTGGGGGAAATATACAAAAAATCCGTCGATTAAAGAAACGGGGCGCGGCTTTTAAGTCGATTAAATACCGATAAGCTGGACATATGTTTCTTGTGTTTTGATAACGATTGCGGCAATGAACTGGTCGGTACATTCAGCCTAACGCAGAATGATATTCCCGGTAATAAGGATTTTTCCCCGTGTCTGGCCCATTTGTTTGTAGTTGAAAAGTATCGCAGGCAAAAGATCGGAGAAACCCTTGTTAATCACGCTGAGCAACAA
This window of the Holosporales bacterium genome carries:
- a CDS encoding crossover junction endodeoxyribonuclease RuvC; this encodes MLSRRTVLGIDPGLNKTGWGVISIEGNNLKYIAHGVVRPDSKKDLASRLNTIYSEVSEV
- a CDS encoding YebC/PmpR family DNA-binding transcriptional regulator yields the protein MSGHSQFKNIMYRKGAQDARRARVFARLAREIAVAVKTGGGDDPSSNSKLRNVLANARGENMPRDNIERAIKKAMGGEDGANYEEVRYEGYGPSGVAIIVEALTDNRKRTASEIRASFNKLGGALGETNSVSFMFDRVGVIVYPLNVSPPDNMLESAIEAGADDVKDDSRYEVITSVNNFAAVRDALTKKFSDPTSASLMWQPKTLTPIGDESAGTLFKLIEALEDNEDVQQVVANYDVSDEFMQSYLKA
- a CDS encoding biotin transporter BioY — encoded protein: MEKLAVSQNKAGWLNTVYVVLGSLFIALSAQITVPSTPVPMTMQVYAVLLVGGLLGGKRGFASVMLYLAEGACGLPVFAGGASGLGMLCSARGGYLIGMPIAAGLVGYMTASWHKESFLKHLTAGLTGLTAIYIPGVTFVAVALGDFWQALAVGFIPFLVADTLKILLFAGSMSISKRLRK
- a CDS encoding helix-turn-helix domain-containing protein; this translates as MIDYFIVKKKIVLNIPVKRALRKLGQDIKEARIRRNITIAMMAERANVTAITVAKTEKGDPSVSFGTYATVIFILGMIDKLQNLLDLSGDVIGRQLAEEQLPKRVRLPKRLKPNPNTGEQ
- a CDS encoding GNAT family N-acetyltransferase; its protein translation is MCFDNDCGNELVGTFSLTQNDIPGNKDFSPCLAHLFVVEKYRRQKIGETLVNHAEQQARNFGFDKMYLYTTDRTIHSWYERLGWKIIKEDIAGGIDIKIMVTSL